The Synechococcus sp. MU1643 genome contains a region encoding:
- a CDS encoding MFS transporter, protein MTPLIFHAIDFSAREVGSGLAVSALIGTVVRLLSGAMLDRGIRCSWPVRGTTLLAIAADLILLQADNYNSYLLGQLLLGCAAGLYWPAIELAVPLSCGNLPSGRGYALVRSADALGIGIGTLIGTAAATLGMLRTVYIVETMCMGAVLMLISLVPLQDGPPYRNLSGNSPAPVGHQPPPKDPLPWLLPLLPVLLISVVATGILALQQSALPLDLVRGGLVRPALSESHSSALIALQLTLLVSLQWPVGRWLAERSVAFGLGLSLVGFSLGCSLIAISSLFENGTILVLAALLPMAFAQAAFLPTATEAVIEETPPEHRGLAMALFSQCFAISAIVAPLAGGALLDLQNNGLLLWLLMGGACLVVLPTLRKLKPRYGVIETGKDVAPPERQRFDALAGDSGQQHR, encoded by the coding sequence ATGACGCCGCTGATCTTTCACGCGATCGACTTCTCAGCACGTGAAGTGGGAAGCGGCCTGGCCGTCTCTGCCCTGATCGGCACGGTGGTGCGTTTGCTGAGCGGTGCAATGCTCGATCGCGGCATCCGCTGCTCCTGGCCGGTGAGAGGCACAACCCTGTTAGCCATTGCAGCTGATCTGATCCTGCTGCAGGCCGACAACTACAACAGTTACCTCCTCGGACAACTGCTGCTGGGCTGCGCGGCGGGTCTGTACTGGCCTGCCATCGAATTAGCAGTCCCCCTGAGTTGCGGCAACCTTCCCTCCGGGAGAGGCTACGCCCTAGTGCGCAGTGCCGATGCCCTCGGCATCGGCATCGGCACGCTGATCGGAACCGCTGCCGCCACCCTGGGAATGCTGAGGACGGTGTACATCGTTGAAACGATGTGCATGGGCGCTGTATTAATGCTGATAAGCCTTGTTCCTCTCCAGGACGGTCCGCCCTATCGCAACCTCAGCGGCAACAGCCCAGCGCCGGTTGGTCATCAGCCACCGCCAAAGGACCCGCTGCCTTGGTTGCTTCCACTGCTGCCGGTGCTGCTGATAAGTGTAGTAGCCACTGGGATCCTGGCCCTTCAGCAAAGTGCGCTTCCCCTCGATCTGGTGCGCGGCGGGCTGGTGCGACCGGCCCTGAGCGAAAGCCACAGCAGTGCCCTGATCGCCCTTCAGTTGACCTTGTTGGTGAGCCTTCAGTGGCCTGTGGGCCGTTGGCTGGCGGAGCGAAGCGTGGCCTTCGGCCTCGGCCTGAGCCTGGTGGGATTCAGTCTGGGCTGCAGCCTCATTGCCATTTCCTCGCTTTTCGAAAACGGAACGATCCTGGTGCTGGCTGCCCTGCTGCCGATGGCCTTCGCCCAGGCCGCGTTCCTGCCCACGGCCACAGAAGCCGTCATTGAAGAGACACCACCAGAACACCGGGGGTTGGCGATGGCGCTGTTTTCCCAGTGCTTCGCCATCAGCGCCATCGTGGCCCCCCTCGCTGGAGGAGCATTGCTCGACCTTCAAAACAATGGCCTTCTGCTCTGGTTGTTGATGGGTGGGGCCTGCCTGGTCGTGCTCCCCACCCTGCGCAAGCTCAAGCCGCGCTACGGGGTAATAGAAACAGGCAAGGATGTCGCCCCGCCGGAACGTCAACGCTTTGATGCTCTGGCGGGCGATTCAGGTCAACAACATCGATAA
- a CDS encoding alpha/beta hydrolase produces METGPTTAEGQALLRGRLTGRSIAMGLMGSLLLSTCTPWPVGSIERVEVKIDGVVLPVSVEELGAFVRSQTADPGHLSRSELSTWMGLLAPESRQGLIRLLKAPILSRRSFGRQLLSSWGAGPLLNALGELIRVEDGQRIDRALVLSTLEELLERQETVSTLDVLEELPTQQLRLDLDALVAAATRWRLDLQRHQTLMRALAQKEAGLQPLNGTESFISAESPRRSTLAVDHRSRPLPVERWIPQSPREDRTWILMMPGLGGEPNHFHWLARSLMQAGWPVALLEHPGSDAAAVQALLDGRKSFDGAAALRDRLADLAAVLDAQRRGDLNIPGTEVVLMGHSLGALTGLLAGGAELVPGMGKRCEGALVGLPLTNLSELLQCELAAGRGLEGNAMASQPRAVVGLNSFGGLIWPHPFNKALPIPILMVGGTLDLITPPLDEQLPLLAGLSKHASSRVVVVEGASHFSPIRVDGQGKASEGDDVFQLAEELVGVNPLSVQRVIAHEVIRFLDSLSSESPRNDAVHLMEASSKTRWHRLGRRHALQLLDQ; encoded by the coding sequence ATGGAAACTGGTCCCACCACCGCAGAGGGTCAGGCGTTGCTGCGCGGACGCTTAACAGGACGATCAATAGCGATGGGCTTGATGGGCAGTCTGCTGCTCAGCACCTGTACACCGTGGCCTGTTGGCTCCATAGAACGTGTCGAGGTCAAGATCGACGGAGTGGTTCTTCCGGTTTCGGTAGAAGAGCTCGGTGCCTTTGTGCGCTCGCAGACGGCTGATCCAGGGCATCTCTCGCGATCGGAGCTGTCCACCTGGATGGGTCTTCTCGCGCCTGAGAGTCGGCAGGGGCTGATTCGTCTGCTGAAGGCACCGATTCTCTCCCGGCGCAGCTTCGGGCGTCAGCTGCTGAGCAGCTGGGGTGCTGGTCCGCTTCTGAACGCGTTGGGGGAATTGATTCGAGTGGAGGACGGACAGCGCATCGATCGTGCGCTGGTGCTCTCAACTCTGGAGGAGCTGCTCGAACGGCAGGAAACCGTTTCGACGCTGGATGTGTTGGAAGAGTTGCCCACCCAGCAGCTGCGTCTTGATTTGGATGCGCTGGTGGCTGCCGCTACCCGCTGGCGGCTGGATCTGCAGCGACACCAGACCTTGATGCGGGCTTTGGCTCAAAAAGAGGCCGGCCTGCAGCCCCTCAATGGGACAGAGAGTTTTATCTCGGCAGAATCGCCCCGTCGGTCAACGCTTGCGGTGGACCATCGTTCACGTCCATTGCCGGTGGAACGTTGGATCCCCCAGTCGCCCCGCGAGGATCGGACCTGGATCTTGATGATGCCGGGGTTGGGCGGGGAACCCAACCACTTCCATTGGCTGGCGCGTTCGCTGATGCAGGCGGGCTGGCCTGTGGCGTTGCTAGAGCATCCCGGCAGTGACGCCGCCGCCGTCCAGGCATTGCTCGATGGGCGTAAGTCGTTTGACGGCGCAGCGGCACTCCGTGATCGGTTGGCTGATCTTGCGGCGGTGCTGGACGCGCAACGAAGGGGTGATCTGAACATCCCTGGGACCGAAGTGGTGCTAATGGGGCATTCCCTGGGTGCCTTGACGGGCCTCTTGGCCGGTGGCGCGGAGCTGGTGCCCGGGATGGGGAAGCGCTGTGAAGGTGCCTTGGTGGGCTTGCCCCTCACCAACCTCTCGGAATTACTCCAGTGCGAACTGGCGGCAGGCCGAGGGCTCGAGGGCAACGCGATGGCATCGCAGCCCCGGGCGGTGGTGGGTCTCAATAGCTTTGGCGGTTTGATCTGGCCGCACCCCTTCAACAAGGCGTTGCCGATTCCCATCCTCATGGTGGGTGGGACGCTCGATCTGATCACCCCTCCTTTGGACGAGCAGCTGCCTCTTTTGGCTGGATTGTCGAAGCATGCTTCCAGCCGGGTGGTGGTGGTCGAGGGGGCCAGTCACTTCTCGCCGATTCGTGTGGATGGCCAAGGCAAGGCGTCAGAGGGGGACGACGTCTTCCAGCTCGCCGAAGAGTTGGTGGGAGTCAATCCCCTCAGCGTTCAACGGGTGATTGCCCATGAAGTCATCCGTTTCCTCGACTCCCTGAGCTCCGAGTCACCCCGCAACGATGCTGTTCACCTGATGGAAGCCAGTTCCAAGACGCGTTGGCATCGCTTGGGCCGTCGCCATGCCTTGCAACTACTTGATCAGTAG
- the ychF gene encoding redox-regulated ATPase YchF: MLKAGIVGLPNVGKSTLFNALVANAQAHAANFPFCTIEPNVGSVAVPDERLVRLTELSKSQDTIPTRMEFVDIAGLVKGASQGEGLGNKFLANIREVDAIVHVIRCFEDDDVIHVSGSVAPSRDAEVINLELGLSDLAQIEKRRERLKKQMRTSKEAQVEDAALERIQAVLENGGAARSVDLNDEEAAMIKPLGLLTAKPIIYATNVSEDDLAEGNAFCTEVVELAAKEGAETVRISAQVEAELVELGDEETEDYLEGLGVTEGGLQSLIRATYRLLGLRTYFTTGEKETRAWTFKAGMTAPQAAGVIHTDFERGFIRAQTIGWEKLLEAGSLAEARNKGWLRSEGKDYVVDEGDVMEFLFNV, translated from the coding sequence ATGCTAAAAGCCGGAATTGTCGGATTGCCCAACGTGGGCAAGTCAACTTTGTTCAATGCGTTGGTAGCCAACGCTCAGGCGCATGCTGCCAATTTTCCGTTCTGCACCATCGAGCCCAACGTCGGCAGCGTGGCGGTGCCCGATGAGCGACTGGTCCGGCTCACAGAACTAAGCAAAAGCCAGGACACCATTCCGACTCGGATGGAGTTTGTCGACATTGCTGGTCTGGTGAAAGGCGCGAGCCAGGGCGAAGGTCTAGGCAACAAGTTTCTGGCCAACATCCGTGAGGTGGACGCGATCGTTCACGTAATCCGCTGCTTCGAGGACGATGACGTCATCCATGTTTCAGGGTCAGTGGCTCCGTCGCGGGATGCGGAGGTGATCAATCTGGAGCTGGGTTTGTCTGATCTGGCTCAGATTGAGAAGCGCCGGGAGCGTCTCAAGAAGCAGATGCGGACCAGCAAAGAAGCGCAGGTGGAAGACGCTGCTCTTGAGCGTATTCAGGCGGTGCTCGAGAACGGTGGTGCGGCCCGCAGTGTCGATTTGAACGATGAAGAAGCGGCGATGATCAAGCCCTTGGGGCTTTTAACCGCCAAGCCGATCATCTACGCCACCAATGTGAGTGAGGACGACCTGGCTGAGGGCAATGCCTTCTGCACCGAGGTGGTTGAACTGGCCGCCAAAGAAGGTGCCGAAACGGTGCGGATCTCTGCCCAGGTGGAAGCGGAGCTGGTGGAGCTGGGAGATGAGGAAACCGAGGACTATCTGGAAGGTCTCGGTGTGACGGAAGGTGGTCTGCAAAGCCTGATTCGGGCTACCTATCGTCTGCTTGGTCTGCGCACCTACTTCACTACCGGTGAAAAAGAAACAAGGGCCTGGACCTTCAAGGCTGGGATGACGGCTCCGCAGGCTGCAGGTGTGATCCACACCGATTTCGAACGAGGCTTCATCCGTGCTCAGACCATCGGTTGGGAAAAGCTGCTGGAAGCAGGCTCACTGGCGGAAGCCCGCAACAAAGGATGGCTACGTAGTGAAGGCAAGGATTATGTGGTGGATGAAGGAGATGTGATGGAGTTTCTGTTTAACGTTTAG
- the polA gene encoding DNA polymerase I, translating into MPEATAKPLLLLVDGHSLAFRSFYAFSKGGEGGLATKDGRPTSVTYGFLKALLENSKSLKPEGVAIAFDTAEPTFRHKADANYKAHREVAPEVFFQDLEQLQQILQTHLQLPLCMAPGYEADDVLGTLANRAADSGWGVRILSGDRDLFQLVDDSRDIAVLYMGGGPYAKSSGPMLIREEGVLGKLGVMPDKVVDLKALTGDSSDNIPGVRGVGPKTAINLLKENSDLDAVYATLEQVEAEGPKASKGAIKGALKGKLRADRDNAYLSLKLAEILVDVPLPKEPSLPLSSVDADGLSSCLEDLELNSLLRQVGGFVAAFSEGGYGANAEAAAAKTIRRSASSEQPAAEAETEPASNDDVGLPALKPQLIQTETALDALVHKLMTCTDSDMPVAFDTETTDLNPFRAELVGIGLCWGEALDALSYIPLGHKGSEDSSPEQLPLATVLTALAPWLASSNHPKTLQNAKYDRLILLRHGIALEGVVIDTLLADYLRDAAAKHGLELMAEREFGFQPTAFTDLVGKKQTFADVPLEPASLYCGMDVHVTRRLALLLRRQLKTMGPQLLPLLEQVEQPLEPVLARMESTGIRIDVPYLQSLSEEMGTTLQRLESDAKAAAGVEFNLASPKQLGELLFDTLGLDRKKSRRTKTGFSTDATVLEKLGNDHPVVPLVLEHRVLSKLKSTYIDALPQLVEAETGRVHTDFNQAVTATGRLSSSNPNLQNIPVRTKYSRRIRKAFLPQEGWTLLSADYSQIELRILTHLSSEEVLQEAYRSGDDVHALTARLLLDKDEVSPDERRLGKTINFGVIYGMGAQRFARETGVSQGEAKEFLAKYKQRYPKVFAFLELQERLALSRGYVETILGRRRPFHFDRNGLGRLLGKDPLEIDLDVARRGGMEAQQLRAAANAPIQGSSADIIKVAMVQLQDALQRQGLPTQLLLQVHDELVLEVAPDALEVTRELVVQTMEQAVELSVPLVVETGVGANWMEAK; encoded by the coding sequence ATGCCCGAGGCCACCGCCAAGCCCCTCCTGCTGCTTGTGGATGGCCATTCCCTGGCATTCCGCAGCTTCTACGCCTTCAGCAAAGGAGGAGAAGGGGGTCTGGCGACCAAAGACGGTCGACCCACCAGCGTGACCTACGGCTTTCTCAAAGCCCTGCTGGAGAACAGCAAATCCCTGAAGCCCGAAGGTGTTGCCATCGCCTTCGACACGGCCGAACCCACCTTTCGCCACAAGGCTGACGCCAACTACAAAGCCCATCGGGAGGTGGCACCTGAGGTGTTCTTCCAGGACCTCGAACAGCTGCAGCAGATCCTCCAAACGCACCTGCAGCTCCCCCTCTGCATGGCACCGGGCTACGAAGCCGACGATGTGCTGGGAACCCTTGCAAACCGAGCGGCCGACTCGGGATGGGGCGTCCGGATCCTCTCGGGAGACCGCGACCTGTTCCAGCTAGTGGATGACAGCCGCGACATCGCGGTGCTCTACATGGGCGGCGGGCCCTACGCCAAAAGCAGTGGTCCAATGCTGATCCGAGAAGAGGGGGTGCTCGGCAAGCTCGGCGTAATGCCCGACAAGGTGGTGGACCTCAAGGCCCTCACCGGTGACAGCTCCGACAACATCCCCGGCGTACGTGGTGTTGGCCCGAAAACAGCCATCAACCTGCTGAAGGAAAACAGCGACCTCGATGCTGTGTACGCCACCCTCGAGCAGGTGGAAGCAGAAGGGCCGAAAGCCAGTAAGGGAGCCATCAAAGGTGCATTAAAAGGAAAGCTGCGCGCCGACCGCGACAACGCCTACCTCTCCCTCAAGCTGGCCGAGATTCTCGTGGATGTTCCCCTGCCCAAGGAACCCAGCCTGCCGTTGTCGTCGGTGGATGCTGATGGCCTGAGCAGCTGCCTGGAAGACCTCGAGCTCAACAGCCTGCTGCGCCAGGTGGGGGGCTTTGTGGCGGCCTTTTCGGAAGGGGGCTATGGGGCCAATGCGGAGGCCGCTGCCGCCAAGACCATCCGCCGCTCAGCCAGCTCGGAACAGCCAGCTGCCGAGGCCGAAACCGAGCCGGCATCCAATGACGACGTGGGGCTGCCGGCCCTGAAACCGCAGCTGATCCAGACCGAAACGGCCCTGGACGCATTGGTGCACAAGCTGATGACCTGCACCGACAGCGACATGCCTGTCGCCTTCGACACCGAGACCACCGACCTCAACCCGTTTCGCGCTGAACTGGTGGGAATCGGCCTCTGCTGGGGAGAAGCCCTGGATGCGCTCTCCTACATCCCCCTGGGGCACAAAGGCAGCGAAGACAGCAGCCCGGAGCAGCTTCCGTTGGCAACCGTGCTCACCGCCCTAGCTCCATGGCTGGCCAGTAGCAACCACCCCAAGACCCTGCAGAACGCCAAATATGACCGCTTGATCCTGTTGCGGCATGGCATTGCCCTGGAGGGCGTGGTGATCGACACGCTGCTGGCCGATTACCTGCGCGATGCCGCAGCAAAACATGGCCTGGAGCTGATGGCCGAACGTGAATTCGGCTTCCAGCCCACCGCTTTCACCGATCTGGTGGGCAAGAAGCAAACCTTCGCCGATGTGCCGCTGGAACCCGCCAGCCTGTACTGCGGCATGGACGTGCACGTCACCCGCCGGCTTGCCCTGCTGCTGCGCCGTCAACTGAAGACCATGGGCCCCCAACTGCTGCCGCTGCTGGAGCAGGTGGAGCAGCCGCTGGAACCGGTGCTAGCCCGGATGGAATCCACCGGCATCCGCATTGATGTGCCCTATCTCCAGAGCCTTTCGGAGGAGATGGGCACCACCCTTCAGCGACTGGAATCCGACGCCAAAGCAGCCGCCGGAGTGGAGTTCAACCTGGCCTCGCCCAAGCAGCTCGGAGAGCTGCTGTTCGACACCCTTGGCCTGGATCGCAAGAAATCCCGCCGCACCAAAACCGGTTTCAGCACCGATGCCACCGTGCTGGAGAAACTCGGCAACGACCACCCGGTAGTGCCACTGGTGCTGGAGCACCGGGTGCTCAGCAAGCTCAAGAGCACCTACATCGACGCCTTGCCGCAGCTGGTGGAGGCGGAAACCGGGCGGGTGCACACCGATTTCAACCAAGCAGTGACGGCCACTGGGCGCCTGAGCAGCAGCAACCCCAACCTGCAGAACATTCCCGTGCGCACTAAGTACAGCCGGCGCATCCGCAAGGCCTTCTTGCCCCAGGAGGGCTGGACCCTGCTCAGCGCCGACTACTCCCAGATCGAACTGCGAATCCTCACCCACCTCTCGAGCGAAGAGGTGCTGCAGGAGGCCTACCGCAGCGGCGATGACGTGCACGCACTGACCGCCAGGCTGCTGCTGGACAAAGACGAGGTCAGCCCGGACGAACGCCGGCTCGGCAAAACCATCAACTTCGGTGTGATCTACGGCATGGGAGCCCAACGCTTCGCCCGGGAAACCGGCGTAAGCCAGGGCGAAGCCAAGGAGTTCCTGGCCAAGTACAAGCAGCGCTACCCGAAGGTGTTCGCCTTCCTCGAACTGCAGGAGCGGCTCGCCCTCAGCCGCGGCTACGTGGAAACCATTCTCGGCCGCCGGCGACCGTTCCACTTCGATCGCAACGGCCTGGGTCGGCTGCTGGGCAAAGACCCCTTGGAGATCGACCTGGATGTGGCCCGCCGCGGTGGCATGGAGGCACAGCAACTGCGGGCCGCTGCCAACGCCCCGATTCAGGGGTCGAGTGCCGACATCATCAAAGTGGCGATGGTGCAGCTGCAAGACGCCCTGCAGCGTCAGGGCCTACCGACCCAACTGCTGCTGCAAGTGCACGACGAACTGGTACTCGAGGTGGCACCGGACGCCCTGGAGGTCACGCGAGAGCTTGTGGTGCAGACCATGGAACAGGCCGTTGAGCTGAGTGTTCCCCTGGTGGTGGAGACCGGCGTCGGCGCGAACTGGATGGAGGCGAAATAA
- a CDS encoding tetratricopeptide repeat protein yields MFLKNMVGFGNKYIKKCDEKSQACLGGDGEASYKKALDYHSKGSLKSAEKEYRKAIELGSLEPGAYSNLGLIYKNSGRINEAILLFKKAIAISPKHPNSYTNLGLIYKNLGDFEQALCLTLESYKLKPLDPIILMNLGGIYQDLGRLEQALEFTLKSLKLKQDNSIALGNLGSIFKQLGRVDEALSSTLKSLELEPKNHNTLLNLGVIYTGLDKLDQALKCTIQSLEIKPDNPDALMNLAVIYRKLGSPERALPPILKYSELKPNNDLALLTRASIYIDLGDLNDALFYALKSFELNPKNYTTCLVLGNIHRDLGSLDEAIFFTLKSLELNSDNSNAHMNLALIYKAIGSFDQALASILSSLDINPRNSNAYTSLGSIYSYLKDYDKAVNAYKKAFEYNPSIENECRARLGFPYIVNHVDEVSILRSEYMDNARSIFDSKKEKSVDNFLNLGLFMLPYQNSKNDKQFLEDLGKLVSPWLQVSESLESEETEISQHQKSQFFAAGAQRVGFYFDNTHSGHVVFRHYFNIVKSCHESGLEVVIIKGPNAANQDCTELEKYSTCVTQISSNLVNSVKILKNLSLQVLVYTEIFSSPVPYCLAHNRIAATQVVLPGNLITTGIPTVDYFISSEYMETTNSYKLYSEKLIQLKGMPHGITDISLATCIGNRSNFNLPEGAQIFGLLHNPIKFHPDWDQLLEEIAQQDSNSIFLLTGKNTKPHGLLLERWKKDAPTFLSQCKSFVHMDIVDYFNLLSCVDVVLDPIHVGCGTTSIDALSMGIPIISKPEDVPRTQIVQGLYELMDIKEAPIARSDSEYVYLCNKISRTRAEYRDLSQKIKSRFARVTNENKKSTVQFVKAIKSWMA; encoded by the coding sequence ATGTTTTTGAAAAATATGGTAGGTTTTGGAAATAAATATATTAAAAAATGCGATGAAAAATCGCAGGCCTGCCTTGGCGGAGACGGAGAGGCTTCTTACAAAAAAGCACTTGACTACCATTCAAAAGGAAGTCTTAAAAGTGCTGAAAAAGAGTATAGAAAGGCAATAGAGTTAGGTTCGCTGGAGCCTGGTGCTTATTCAAACCTAGGGCTAATTTATAAAAATAGCGGCAGAATAAATGAAGCAATTTTGCTATTTAAGAAAGCAATCGCAATAAGCCCTAAACACCCAAATTCTTATACTAACTTGGGATTAATATACAAGAATTTAGGAGATTTTGAGCAAGCTCTTTGCCTTACTCTTGAGTCTTACAAGCTTAAACCCTTAGACCCAATAATCCTGATGAACCTGGGTGGTATCTATCAAGATTTAGGCAGGCTTGAACAAGCTTTAGAATTTACACTGAAATCCTTAAAGCTGAAGCAGGATAATTCAATTGCTCTTGGTAACTTAGGCAGTATTTTTAAACAGCTTGGTCGTGTTGACGAAGCACTTAGTTCAACTCTTAAATCACTGGAATTAGAACCTAAAAACCACAATACTCTTTTAAATTTGGGCGTAATTTATACAGGACTTGACAAACTTGACCAAGCTCTTAAATGCACTATCCAATCCTTAGAGATAAAGCCGGATAATCCGGATGCGCTGATGAATCTGGCTGTAATTTATAGAAAACTCGGATCTCCAGAGCGCGCTCTCCCCCCTATTCTTAAATATTCAGAATTAAAACCTAACAACGATCTTGCCTTATTGACTCGTGCAAGCATTTATATAGACCTAGGAGACCTTAATGATGCATTATTTTATGCCTTAAAATCATTTGAGTTAAATCCAAAAAATTATACTACTTGCTTGGTCCTAGGCAATATTCATAGAGATCTTGGCAGCCTTGATGAAGCTATTTTTTTCACTCTTAAGTCTCTGGAATTAAATTCTGATAATTCAAATGCTCATATGAATTTGGCCTTAATTTATAAAGCTATCGGTAGTTTTGATCAAGCTTTGGCTTCAATTCTTAGCTCGTTAGATATAAATCCTAGGAATTCTAATGCTTACACAAGCCTAGGCAGTATTTATTCATACTTAAAAGATTACGATAAAGCAGTTAATGCTTACAAAAAAGCATTTGAATACAATCCGAGCATTGAGAATGAATGCCGGGCAAGATTGGGTTTTCCATATATTGTCAATCATGTCGATGAAGTATCTATTTTGCGATCAGAATATATGGACAATGCGAGATCAATATTTGACTCAAAGAAAGAAAAGTCTGTAGACAATTTTTTAAACCTAGGTTTGTTTATGTTGCCATATCAAAATAGCAAAAATGACAAACAGTTCTTGGAAGATCTAGGTAAATTAGTTTCCCCTTGGCTGCAAGTATCAGAAAGTCTAGAATCAGAGGAGACTGAAATAAGCCAGCACCAAAAATCCCAATTTTTTGCTGCTGGTGCTCAAAGGGTGGGCTTTTACTTTGACAATACACATAGTGGTCATGTTGTCTTCAGGCATTATTTTAATATCGTCAAAAGTTGTCATGAAAGTGGTTTAGAAGTCGTCATTATCAAGGGTCCAAATGCAGCTAATCAGGATTGCACTGAACTTGAAAAATATTCCACATGTGTCACTCAAATATCGTCAAACTTGGTGAATTCAGTTAAAATTCTAAAAAACTTAAGTCTTCAAGTTCTGGTTTATACGGAAATCTTTTCTTCGCCTGTGCCTTACTGCCTGGCGCATAATAGAATTGCAGCGACTCAGGTTGTTTTGCCTGGAAATCTTATCACTACAGGCATTCCAACTGTAGACTATTTTATATCAAGCGAATATATGGAAACAACAAATTCGTATAAGCTATACAGTGAAAAACTGATTCAGCTAAAGGGTATGCCTCACGGCATTACTGATATATCATTGGCGACTTGTATTGGCAATCGCAGTAATTTTAACTTGCCTGAAGGTGCGCAGATATTTGGACTGTTGCACAATCCTATAAAATTTCACCCAGATTGGGATCAACTATTAGAAGAAATAGCACAACAAGATAGCAATTCAATTTTCCTTCTTACAGGCAAGAATACTAAGCCTCATGGCCTTCTTCTTGAAAGATGGAAAAAGGATGCCCCAACTTTTTTATCGCAATGCAAATCATTTGTGCATATGGATATTGTTGATTATTTCAACCTCCTTTCATGCGTCGATGTAGTTCTTGATCCAATCCATGTGGGATGTGGCACTACTTCTATTGATGCTTTAAGTATGGGAATTCCGATTATATCGAAGCCAGAAGATGTGCCTCGTACTCAGATTGTGCAAGGACTTTACGAGCTTATGGACATAAAAGAAGCTCCTATCGCTCGCTCAGATTCAGAATATGTTTATTTGTGCAATAAAATATCAAGAACCCGCGCAGAATATCGAGACCTTAGTCAAAAAATAAAGTCAAGATTTGCTAGAGTCACGAATGAAAATAAAAAATCAACAGTTCAATTCGTCAAAGCGATAAAGAGCTGGATGGCATAA
- a CDS encoding efflux RND transporter periplasmic adaptor subunit, whose amino-acid sequence MRQSLRSPSSPSPDAELASVAKARSKRPKAAIVGLLVLALCGGGLLLRFGPWSNRQRDLKPFTTTAQRGVLSGVITASGELQAQQKVNVSPRKQGLLAELKVDEGDVVDKEQVLAVMNRGDLDDRLQEKQALLRQAEADYQNKREDFERRDQLYSSGAISADDFSDARYELLARQAGLVAARERVEQLEQESREKTIRAPFSGTITARYAEPGSFVTPTTAASATAGATSASIVELSQGLEVRARVPESDIGRIVTGQNAQIRVDAFPDQRFQATVNEIAPRAAKENNVTSFEVRLNFVNPQKELKIGMTADINFQTGRSAPKILVPTVAIVMEDGKPGVLLVDEKQKPRFQPVELGNSSGDQTAILNGLESGTRVFIDLPPWADRRD is encoded by the coding sequence ATGCGGCAGTCCTTGCGCTCCCCTTCATCCCCATCGCCTGATGCAGAACTGGCCTCAGTGGCGAAAGCACGATCCAAACGGCCCAAAGCCGCGATCGTGGGATTGCTGGTGCTGGCCCTTTGCGGGGGTGGGCTACTGCTGCGTTTCGGGCCCTGGAGCAACCGTCAACGGGATCTGAAGCCCTTCACCACCACCGCTCAACGCGGCGTGCTGTCTGGGGTGATCACCGCCAGCGGCGAACTGCAGGCCCAGCAGAAGGTGAACGTGAGTCCGCGCAAGCAGGGTCTGCTGGCGGAGCTGAAGGTGGATGAAGGGGATGTAGTGGATAAAGAGCAGGTGCTGGCGGTGATGAATCGTGGCGATCTCGATGATCGGCTTCAGGAGAAGCAGGCTCTGCTGCGCCAGGCCGAAGCCGATTACCAAAACAAGAGGGAGGACTTCGAGCGTCGCGACCAGCTGTATTCCAGCGGCGCGATCAGCGCTGATGACTTCAGTGATGCGCGCTACGAATTGCTGGCCCGACAGGCGGGACTGGTTGCAGCCCGAGAACGGGTGGAGCAACTGGAACAGGAGAGCCGCGAAAAAACAATCCGTGCCCCCTTCTCAGGAACGATCACAGCTCGCTACGCCGAACCGGGGTCGTTTGTGACCCCCACCACCGCTGCCTCGGCCACAGCCGGTGCCACCAGCGCCTCGATCGTTGAGCTCTCGCAAGGCTTGGAGGTGAGAGCCCGCGTTCCGGAAAGCGACATCGGCCGAATCGTGACCGGCCAGAACGCCCAAATCCGGGTGGATGCCTTCCCCGATCAGCGATTCCAGGCAACGGTAAATGAAATTGCCCCCCGCGCTGCGAAAGAGAACAACGTCACCTCCTTCGAGGTGAGGCTGAACTTCGTCAACCCGCAGAAAGAACTGAAGATCGGCATGACCGCCGACATCAATTTCCAGACCGGGCGCAGTGCACCAAAAATCCTGGTGCCCACGGTGGCGATCGTGATGGAGGACGGCAAGCCTGGCGTGTTGCTGGTGGATGAGAAGCAAAAGCCACGTTTCCAGCCGGTGGAACTGGGCAACAGCAGCGGCGACCAGACTGCGATCCTGAACGGTCTCGAATCAGGCACTCGCGTGTTCATCGATCTGCCCCCCTGGGCTGATCGCCGCGATTGA